Proteins encoded in a region of the Candidatus Wallbacteria bacterium genome:
- a CDS encoding ABC transporter substrate-binding protein: MNVSGLKLLTVSLLLPVFLAAATNSDTLEKALFEHYVLKDTASASADYKTFLNNPKKARDIRVLEKAENSYHELLKTQTSEISPSPSYGDTFVEPSLEPVTLNPLLAEDTPSGDVCCMIMDYLADYDKNNNLIPKLAETWEISADHTAITYHLRKDVRWHDGAPFTAEDVKFTCDKIMDPELGSSYKSYFADVVTVEIINSYTIRIACSKPDIYLVEHLSPVIIPKHIYEKENIRTSEFNRHPIGTG; this comes from the coding sequence TTGAATGTTTCCGGACTGAAACTGTTGACAGTTTCCCTGCTGCTCCCGGTCTTTCTGGCGGCAGCCACGAATTCGGACACCCTGGAGAAAGCCCTGTTCGAGCATTATGTGCTGAAGGATACTGCCTCAGCCAGCGCAGATTACAAGACTTTTCTCAACAACCCGAAAAAAGCCAGGGACATCAGGGTGTTGGAGAAGGCCGAAAACAGCTATCACGAACTGTTGAAAACGCAGACCAGTGAGATTTCACCGTCCCCGTCTTACGGGGATACATTCGTTGAGCCATCACTTGAACCTGTAACTCTTAATCCTCTGCTGGCAGAAGACACTCCATCTGGTGATGTATGTTGTATGATCATGGATTACCTGGCTGACTATGATAAAAATAATAATCTGATTCCCAAACTGGCTGAAACCTGGGAAATATCAGCTGACCATACTGCGATTACTTACCACTTGAGAAAAGATGTCCGCTGGCATGACGGAGCACCATTTACTGCAGAGGACGTCAAATTCACCTGTGATAAAATTATGGACCCAGAGTTAGGAAGCAGTTATAAAAGTTACTTCGCAGACGTAGTCACAGTTGAAATAATTAATTCTTACACCATCAGAATCGCTTGCAGCAAGCCTGATATTTATCTTGTTGAACATCTCTCCCCGGTAATTATTCCCAAACATATATATGAAAAAGAGAATATCCGGACCTCGGAATTCAACCGCCATCCAATCGGAACCGGCC
- a CDS encoding ankyrin repeat domain-containing protein: MSNQKFIGFSRFIFFQLMLLIALKVHCAVPETATGHTLEVPLQEQIRLAAETGEISLLGSLIDRITDKTAEVLLSAFNAGCKAKRPDALKCLLGRAEFPARDFSKDSDPDLYTLLNDRQDEELLRCLLAKGSVKLHREMVTAIHNAELASRLRLESWNRKTDDKSPLCYVKSPEVAQYLIDRGFSPNGFKTSCSWDNLPLAYVDRADVAQVLIRNGADFRMPKQFNFQSEESIICSWDQHPLLKTRSLEVAQLLISEDCGWELPDWHENYSITEPLKNPDLLKLLLEQGMPLNITDCRDEPILFQYTSLTVETRMLLAHGADPKARMPIQADDILGWGLHRHMDSAEMESDLAGKLGYTLLHCARNEEFVRLMLDSGLDPNQRGGKRGETPLHTVSDPGALSALIEAGADVNARDDLGNTPLFNIQLKPEGLKILLSHGADPDALNNQGQSALDVHFGDKCRDLLKTCSKIRIKAQTETSVKEDFSPSSVLYYLRHENGLTDEDKIYRIRRCLAQSAVKVNEDDCREFLRICPRPETARMLEQKGFELKRDIFEIMVDAVSGIGHADLVRYLLETRMPDLMMCEKGYKLKDGRVARQPFLLFCRSEYIDMLVKAGFSPDSASLCGITPLMEAALNFTETDSYRRLEKLIATGADVNLVSEGGYTVLHHLVLDFTYNWSGNDDSAMNSMQDYALRMLNLLRQAGADPRIRDNQGRTALEMFRNDCSDKGVPEEGRLLEMMKLLE, encoded by the coding sequence ATGAGCAATCAAAAATTCATTGGATTCAGCCGGTTCATTTTTTTCCAGCTGATGCTCCTGATCGCGCTGAAAGTTCATTGTGCTGTTCCGGAAACTGCCACAGGCCATACTCTGGAAGTTCCGCTGCAGGAGCAGATCCGTCTGGCCGCTGAAACAGGAGAGATTTCTCTGCTCGGGAGCTTGATCGACAGGATTACAGATAAGACCGCTGAAGTGCTGCTGTCAGCTTTTAATGCAGGATGTAAAGCCAAAAGACCGGATGCGCTGAAATGCCTGCTGGGAAGAGCCGAATTCCCAGCCAGGGATTTCAGCAAAGACAGTGATCCAGACCTGTACACCCTGCTGAACGACAGACAGGACGAAGAACTGCTCCGCTGCCTGCTGGCAAAGGGGTCAGTCAAGCTGCACCGTGAAATGGTGACCGCGATCCATAACGCAGAGCTGGCGTCCCGGCTCAGGCTGGAATCCTGGAACAGGAAGACAGATGATAAGTCGCCGCTCTGCTATGTGAAAAGCCCGGAAGTGGCACAATACCTTATCGACCGCGGATTTTCGCCGAACGGCTTCAAAACCTCATGCTCATGGGATAATTTACCGCTGGCTTATGTGGACAGGGCGGATGTGGCCCAGGTGCTGATCAGGAACGGAGCAGATTTCAGGATGCCGAAGCAATTCAATTTTCAGTCGGAAGAAAGTATTATCTGTTCATGGGATCAGCATCCGCTGCTGAAGACCAGGTCCCTGGAAGTAGCCCAGCTGCTGATCAGCGAGGATTGCGGCTGGGAGCTTCCAGACTGGCATGAGAATTATTCGATTACTGAGCCTTTGAAAAATCCTGACCTGCTGAAGCTCCTGCTGGAGCAGGGAATGCCCCTCAACATTACAGATTGCCGCGATGAGCCGATTCTTTTCCAATACACATCTTTAACAGTTGAGACCCGCATGCTGCTCGCACACGGAGCAGATCCCAAAGCCAGAATGCCGATCCAGGCAGATGATATTTTAGGCTGGGGGCTTCATCGTCACATGGACTCGGCGGAAATGGAGTCAGACCTGGCCGGGAAGCTGGGATACACCTTGCTGCATTGCGCCAGGAACGAAGAGTTCGTACGATTGATGCTGGATTCAGGGCTTGATCCCAATCAGCGCGGAGGAAAGAGGGGCGAAACACCGCTGCACACTGTCTCTGATCCGGGAGCGCTTTCAGCCCTGATCGAGGCCGGGGCCGATGTCAATGCCAGGGATGACTTGGGAAACACGCCTTTGTTCAATATACAACTCAAACCTGAGGGTTTGAAAATACTGCTCAGCCACGGAGCAGATCCGGATGCCTTAAACAACCAGGGGCAAAGTGCCCTGGACGTGCATTTTGGTGACAAGTGCAGGGACCTTTTAAAAACATGCAGTAAAATCAGGATAAAGGCTCAAACTGAAACCAGCGTGAAGGAAGACTTTTCTCCTTCTTCCGTGCTGTACTATCTTCGCCACGAGAACGGATTGACCGACGAGGATAAAATCTACCGGATTCGCAGATGTCTTGCTCAGTCAGCAGTCAAGGTTAATGAGGATGACTGCCGTGAGTTCCTGCGGATCTGTCCAAGGCCTGAAACTGCCCGAATGCTGGAACAAAAGGGGTTTGAACTGAAGCGAGATATTTTCGAAATCATGGTTGATGCTGTCAGTGGAATCGGGCATGCAGACCTGGTTCGGTATCTGCTGGAAACAAGAATGCCAGATCTGATGATGTGCGAAAAGGGGTACAAACTCAAAGATGGCAGAGTGGCTAGGCAACCTTTTCTGCTGTTCTGCCGATCAGAATACATCGATATGCTTGTCAAAGCGGGATTTTCACCGGATTCGGCCTCGCTTTGCGGCATCACTCCGCTGATGGAAGCTGCGCTGAATTTTACCGAAACCGACAGCTACCGACGATTAGAAAAATTGATCGCAACTGGCGCGGATGTCAATCTGGTCAGTGAAGGTGGATACACAGTTCTGCATCATCTTGTGCTTGATTTCACCTACAACTGGTCTGGCAACGATGACTCTGCCATGAACAGCATGCAGGACTATGCCTTGCGAATGCTGAATTTGCTGCGGCAGGCGGGGGCAGACCCCCGGATCAGGGATAATCAGGGCAGGACCGCTCTGGAAATGTTTAGGAATGACTGCAGCGACAAGGGAGTTCCCGAAGAGGGCAGGCTGCTTGAAATGATGAAACTGCTGGAATAG